CTCGGACTGCTTGACCAGGTAGTTGAGCCCGCGCCACGTCCCTTCCAGCTTCTGGAAAGCCTTGTGGTGCATGATCTCGTTGCGCTGGGCCGACAGCTTCTCGTCGATGTCGGCCTTCCACTTCTGGATCGTCCGCTCGATGTCGCCGGCGACCACCGTTCCGGGCTTGGCTTCGAGCGCCTGCCGGACCAGGGCCTCGATGAACTCCTTGTTCCGCGACTTTTGCGCGTCGTCCTTCGGCTTGGTGGCCGTGAGCACTTGATCGAGGAGACCGCCGGCGGCCTCCGGGGCGGCGGCAGGCGCGACCTGGGGGGCGGGCGCCGGCGCGGCTTTCGGGTCGGCCATGAGTTACTTCGCCTCCGGGGCGGCGGTCTTTTCGATGCCCATCTGCTTGGCGAGGGCCTGGACCTTCTCGGTATTCGCGAGGACGTCCTGAAGAACCTGTTCCAGCTGCATGTTCGTGCTGATGCGGGCGAGAACTTCGTCGAGCCGCCGCCGTATGTCGAGGAGTTCCTTGAGCGGGGCCACCTGCTCGGCGACTCGGGCGGGCTCGAAATCTTCCAGGGATTTGAACGTCAGGGCCACCCGCAGCTGGGTCTTGTCGTCTTTTAACTTGTTGTCAACGGTCAGGTTGAGGCTCGGGGCCGCGTCCTTCATGACCTCATCAATGTTGTCGCGGTCGATGTTTTTGAAGTCGCGGGTCTTGAGGTCGCCGAGTTCGGCTTCGGGCCGGTGCCCGGACAAGTCAGCCATGATGCCGACCACGAACGGCAGTTCCTTCTTCTCCATCGCGCCGTTCGTCTCGACGTCGTAGGTGATCTAGACCCGCGGGCTGCGGACCCGGTCGAGGATGTGTTGCGAGTTTTCCGGCATCGGGCATCTCCTGGGGCCATGAGCCACGACCCCCGCCCGGCCCGCGTCCGGTGTCGGCGCCAGCCGGGCGAGCATCATGCACTCATAATATCAAAAAAGGAAGGGTGTGAGTGCAAGCGAAATTTCCTAAACCCCACGAGAATTTCACGCGGGCGGCGAGGGCGGCCGCGCCCCGTCCCGGGCGGTCAGGACGACGCGCCGGACGAGTACCCGCCGACCGACCCGCCGC
The Fimbriiglobus ruber genome window above contains:
- the tssB gene encoding type VI secretion system contractile sheath small subunit, producing the protein MTYDVETNGAMEKKELPFVVGIMADLSGHRPEAELGDLKTRDFKNIDRDNIDEVMKDAAPSLNLTVDNKLKDDKTQLRVALTFKSLEDFEPARVAEQVAPLKELLDIRRRLDEVLARISTNMQLEQVLQDVLANTEKVQALAKQMGIEKTAAPEAK